One window of Biomphalaria glabrata chromosome 6, xgBioGlab47.1, whole genome shotgun sequence genomic DNA carries:
- the LOC106052647 gene encoding protein dopey-1-like isoform X6 yields the protein MSMLTVEECELLTDSKYRSYITQVEKALRSFEYTSEWADLISALGKLNKVLLSHLKYPVIPKKVTIGKRLAQCLHPALPSGVHLKALETYDIIFKCIGTQRLAHDLFIYCAGLFPLLSHAAMSVKPVLLTVYEKHFVALGRHIKPGLNGLLLGLLPGLEEGAEYYERTNQLLEDFSDAVGPPFFYTGIWECMLSYPSVRLSGATYLLNHLNKRQTMEDQLHMIGLDIDLMVAGICSCLQDSSVLVQRSMLDFLLLAFPMHNGQLTRGDMAKVVEAGVNVVLRRDMSLNRRLYAWLLGTATTATTATVVDSHRQRTDSSSTISEMDNSYFQTYSKDLLVTALKAKLLEETSPSTISSADGSYNMLKPFRILISLLDKPEIGPVIIENVLLSVFRRLKMEATLHGNNESVKQITLPPDSKLPLETLKTANLLFGSFEPYFLWDYIARMFSFACEQKQKEKLDSEKQNESSADVVSIEEMCSLVGFLLDVISLDVYPETTTEHLPDLLRQIISVLTASCDHLTDIEVTTTLKLCSKLLSHVQPSMAGNGLERSHSMDTGDSVSVFSNSDGLLEGLRDHSGNVHVKVDKYPQEDNVFHAMKADFSNNKEEVCSDDSNKNCPQVNAINSDKQLCESGTESDKSNLNDISSPTVHVDSPDSFNNRNDQQTDSEKTGISSSLSDSSLGSVKTSVVTLTSNIRDSGFGGSVLTVTSEPQELVKQDDLSDSADTGKLSDRLSNLHSKHSNAPCVINANINNKVFSGHLNLMQLCVQSFQQFFHRFCLLKMLKSEEFCQSAMNNIMTDPTPHCCLTDEHDVCDSNMREHKHSKLVLDGEMEEVKLAYKQACRLLLDFASFPIYCTDYQAILDEMGSKEESSTLPHWLQDFLMCSCYVDCFEVQSASISTLLDLIHLTQSVQTERENKTRNNGRQSISEGNVSVVILPALLPCHLIYINTRTQFYQVVASELWEYLCEKHNFHHQRSVELFHTLHQVTPNANICEDVIGQALISDSEVERISAFKKFSVLWHLTRSIKTEPNPSRSPRTFDRSMFVVLDSLKEESSITKTLATTWLTHVIQRGDTSRVLQPLLFMLLHPDTARISIQHVSVHKAKKVSVSEKGEEDIESKIYAISSEGGNVIYHLSQNKASGLSKGKTLKSSDDLKSYTMSVMNSKGNHSVAPVRTHSVTDLSFERVNPENVKIRINPFGSESSLDKLIFDGYEFPQSASMPNLEGVKRLNADTCLKEGIFFDGAEVNEDHFSKEETPVEEPRQDAPVLDDKEVSLDIVKETNNNMNEFTAEEIVTWILDGIVTSAVVEATGEECTADADAKSSSGLGMEQSYISPSLDDLRKIDVDSTSGSENDEAKGVSSSNTEESMKMRLSLSINNLKDGSTESLDSDQPRMKDPRELDPSTDIHELHMHMLLYTQQFDYRRTLYALTTLRTMLHNCPRLVVTAMATTSISSVRAPHLAKLQSLLGRHRKSVFGKNFFGDLPQEVVSSYRSNMLVEIVISLCLYFVRGYYPNLMVNKLSHEELLGNKMVHILGVEILTLMVSELLSIMKESGKNFVSYISDLLSRCKLQKSLLHCLLASVYNQGLGPTTSGGKSESRKLTELIIEFNESGLDPSVNDAFQMKLLQLVLVTVMLEDQIRLVQGTADSQAGPTERAHLTSSLLNVHYNASLPIIQQEMFLSAVWSALKQHHLCHLHRHWVGLVTSALPYMGRAMARTVMCVVLQLCRNLEIIALDLSKKKSTMQRVPPDHVVSMLEGLTTLCHYCLLDNTSPVSIGQPAPTSTNISTETASAGQILTNLIHVFNPVTSGKEPSPARDSPPVAPVLDARTRLLGILPRIMACMATLWKAVAIVNEDNVYITSHPTVGEFKAVRQHILELLSPISLPHGTNLLAAFAVAWNDRRQTPKKNQVSPTICEDQLLLVELVSAIKVLPMDTLIQTVKQVIKQPPLTELTKKGVPLEVNLLQFFFAYVRNTTTIAQLLDSWPSLLSLLRECLQMNLTPPALFLLLQILHEFVQKTPTMEEKKNQKDLQDICQKALESISAIAGSSLEQTTWLRRNFAVKPGPQNFGEEDLETHEDADMSEVKKEASAVKAPIRRSQASDSKYSVQALGLMAELTAPILDVIYSSEEKDKVAPFLTTLLYNVFPYLRHHSSHNVPSYKACSQMLSSISGYQYTRRAWRKEAFELLMEPSFFQMDAKSISYWHVIIDNLMTHDKTTFKDLMGRVSITQTGSLNLFSSKEQEYEQRTQMIKRLAFTLFCSETDQYQRAMPDIQERLAEGLRLPSVANVMSSVFLCFRVLILRMSPQHLTSLWPTIITELVQVLLQIEQELSTETDEFN from the exons atgagCATGCTTACAGTAGAAGAGTGTGAACTTCTAACAGACTCAAAATACAGGTCCTACATCACACAAGTGGAAAAAGCCCTTCGTAGTTTTGAATACACAAGTGAATGGGCAGATCTTATTTCTGCATTAGGAAAACTGAATAAA GTGCTTCTGTCACATCTCAAGTACCCTGTGATACCAAAGAAAGTCACCATTGGAAAACGTCTGGCACAATGTTTGCACCCAGCCTTACCAAGTGGGGTTCACTTGAAGGCCCTGGAGACCTACGACATCATATTTAAATGTATAGGCACTCAGCGTCTGGCCCATGACCTCTTCATTTACTGTGCTGGCCTGTTCCCACTCCTGAGCCATGCTGCAATGAGTGTCAAGCCAGTACTTCTTACTGTGTATGAGAAGCACTTTGTGGCCCTGGGAAGGCACATTAAGCCTGGGCTGAATGGATTGCTGCTTGGCCTTCTGCCTGGCCTTGAGGAAGGAGCTGAATATTATGAAAG AACCAACCAGTTGTTAGAAGATTTCAGTGATGCAGTTGGTCCACCATTCTTTTACACTGGGATCTGGGAGTGTATGTTGTCTTATCCTAGTGTCAGGCTGTCTGGGGCAACCTACTTACTCAACCATCTCAACAAGAGGCAGACTATGGAAGATCAGCTGCACATGATTGGCCTTGACATTGACCTCATG GTTGCAGGTATATGTTCTTGTCTTCAAGACTCCAGTGTTCTAGTTCAGAGGAGTATGCTGGATTTCCTTTTACTGGCATTCCCTATGCACAATGGTCAGCTGACAAGAGGAGACATGGCTAAAGTGGTGGAGGCAGGGGTGAATGTTGTGCTCAGGCGTGACATGTCATTGAACAGACGTCTCTATGCCTGGCTCCTAGGTACTGCCACCACTGCTACAACGGCTACTGTGGTTGACTCACATAGGCAGCGTACTGACAGCTCTTCAACCATTAGTGAAATGGACAATAGTTACTTTCAG ACTTATTCTAAAGACTTATTAGTGACAGCTCTGAAAGCAAAACTTTTGGAAGAGACGTCCCCCTCAACCATATCATCAGCAGATGGTTCTTACAACATGCTCAAACCATTCAGAATCCTCATCAGCCTCCTGGACAAGCCAGAAATAGGGCCTGTTATAATAGAGAATGTACTGTTATCTGTATTTCGACGACTGAAAATGGAGGCGACTTTACATGGAAATAATGAGTCTGTCAAACAGATCACCCTCCCACCTGATAGCAAACTTCCTCTAGAGACATTAAAAACAGCCAACCTCTTGTTCGGCTCATTTGAACCCTACTTTCTCTGGGATTACATTGCCCGCATGTTCAGTTTTGCATGtgaacagaagcagaaagaaaagCTTGACAGTGAAAAGCAAAACGAAAGTTCAGCAGATGTTGTTTCTATAGAAGAAATGTGCAGCTTGGTCGGATTTCTACTGGATGTTATTTCTTTA GATGTTTATCCAGAAACCACTACAGAGCATCTTCCTGACTTGCTGAGGCAAATCATTTCAGTGCTGACAGCATCATGTGATCATCTGACTGATATTGAGGTAACCACAACATTAAAGCTCTGCTCCAAGCTGCTGTCCCATGTCCAGCCCTCCATGGCAGGCAATGGCTTGGAGCGGTCACACTCAATGGACACAGGGGACAGTGTCAGTGTGTTCAGTAATTCTGATGGCCTTTTAGAAGGGCTCAGGGACCATTCTGGAAATGTTCATGTCAAGGTAGATAAATATCCTCAAGAAGACAATGTATTCCATGCAATGAAAGCTGATTTCTCTAATAACAAAGAAGAGGTATGTTCAGATGACTCAAATAAAAACTGTCCACAAGTTAATGCTATAAATTCAGACAAGCAGCTTTGTGAATCAGGTACCGAATCAGACAAAAGTAATTTGAATGACATTAGCTCCCCAACAGTGCATGTAGACTCCCCTGATAGCTTCAACAATAGAAATGACCAACAGACAGATAGTGAGAAAACTGGTATCTCATCTTCACTTAGTGACTCTTCCCTTGGCAGTGTCAAGACAAGCGTGGTTACTCTGACTTCCAACATTCGTGATAGTGGTTTTGGAGGCTCTGTTCTCACAGTGACCTCTGAACCTCAAGAGCTGGTAAAACAAGATGATCTTTCAGACTCTGCTGATACAGGAAAACTTTCTGATAGATTGTCCAACCTGCACAGTAAACACAGCAATGCGCCGTGTGTGATCAATGCCAACATCAATAACAAAGTATTTTCAGGTCACCTGAACCTAATGCAACTCTGTGTCCAGAGCTTCCAGCAGTTCTTTCATCGCTTTTGCctcttaaaaatgttaaaatccgAAGAGTTTTGCCAGTCTGCGATGAATAACATCATGACTGACCCAACTCCCCATTGCTGTTTAACAGATGAGCATGATGTGTGTGATTCAAACATGAGGGAACACAAACATAGTAAATTAGTACttgatggagagatggaagaagTAAAACTGGCTTACAAACAAGCATGTCGTCTGCTGCTGGACTTTGCCAGTTTCCCTATCTACTGTACAGACTATCAAGCAATTTTAGATGAAATGGGCAGCAAAG AAGAGAGTTCTACCCTCCCTCACTGGCTTCAAGACTTCTTGATGTGTAGCTGCTATGTGGATTGTTTTGAAGTTCAAAGTGCATCCATCTCGACACTATTGGATTTGATTCACTTGACTCAATCTGTGCAGACAGAACGTGAAAACAAAACACGCAACAATGGCAGACAGTCTATCAGTGAAGGCAATGTTTCTGTTGTCATACTGCCAGCTCTCTTGCCCTGTCACCTTATCTACATCAACACCAGGACTCAATTTTACCAG GTCGTAGCATCTGAGCTGTGGGAGTACCTGTGTGAGAAGCACAACTTCCACCACCAGAGATCAGTGGAGCTGTTCCACACACTCCACCAGGTGACGCCCAATGCTAACATTTGTGAGGATGTAATTGGTCAGGCTCTCATCAGTGACTCAGAG GTGGAACGAATTTcagcttttaaaaagtttagtGTCCTGTGGCACTTGACACGGTCCATTAAAACTGAGCCCAACCCTTCCCGCAGCCCACGGACATTTGAcag ATCTATGTTTGTTGTGCTAGACAGTTTGAAGGAAGAATCTAGTATCACCAAAACACTAGCTACAACATGGCTAACTCATGTCATACAAAGGGGAGACACCAGCCGAGTGCTGCAGCCATTACTTTTTATGCTCCTCCATCCAGATACTGCTAG AATCTCCATTCAGCATGTCAGTGTCCACAAGGCCAAGAAAGTCTCAGTATCTGAGAAAGGGGAGGAAGACATTGAATCAAAAATTTATGCCATTAGTTCTGAGGGTGGCAATGTTATCTACCACCTCAGCCAGAACAAGGCATCGGGTCTTAGTAAAGGAAAGACACTGAAATCCTCTGATGATCTGAAATCCTACACCATGTCTGTGATGAACAGCAAGGGGAACCACAGTGTTGCCCCTGTCAGGACTCACTCTGTCACTGATCTTTCCTTCGAGAGGGTAAACCCAGAGAATGTCAAAATCAGAATTAATCCTTTTGGATCTGAAAGCTCTCTTGACAAACTCATATTTGATGGCTATGAATTTCCTCAGTCTGCATCCATGCCTAATCTGGAAGGGGTCAAAAGGTTGAATGCTGACACGTGCTTAAAAGAAGGGATTTTTTTTGATGGGGCAGAAGTAAATGAAGACCATTTCTCTAAAGAAGAGACGCCGGTGGAAGAACCAAGACAAGACGCGCCTGTGTTGGACGACAAAGAAGTTAGCTTAGATATCGTTAAGGAGACAAACAATAATATGAATGAATTTACTGCTGAGGAAATTGTAACCTGGATACTGGATGGTATCGTCACATCTGCTGTGGTCGAGGCTACTGGGGAAGAGTGCACTGCTGATGCAGATGCCAAAAGTAGTTCAGGTCTTGGCATGGAGCAGTCCTACATTTCTCCAAGTTTAGATGATCTCAGAAAAATCGATGTGGACTCCACCAGTGGGAGTGAGAATGATGAAGCAAAGGGTGTCTCAAGCAGCAACACAGAAGAAAGCATGAAGATGAGGCTGAGCCTGAGCATCAACAACCTGAAGGATGGTAGTACAGAGAGCCTTGACTCTGACCAGCCTCGCATGAAGGACCCCAGGGAGCTGGATCCCAGTACGGACATTCATGAGCTTCACATGCACATGCTTTTATACACGCAGCAGTTTGACTACCGCAGAACACTGTATGCGTTGACTACCCTGCGAACCATGCTTCACAACTGCCCACGTCTGGTAGTCACTGCTATGGCCACCACCAGCATTAGCTCTGTCCGAGCTCCTCATCTGGCCAAACTGCAGTCTCTTCTGG GTCGTCATAGGAAATCTGTATTTGGTAAAAACTTTTTTGGTGATCTACCCCAGGAAGTTGTGTCCAGTTACCGTAGCAACATGCTAGTTGAGATAGTCATCTCTTTATGTCTTTACTTTGTCCGGGGTTATTATCCCAACCTGATGGTCAACAAACTGTCACATGAGGAGTTACTTGGAAACAAAATG GTCCACATACTTGGTGTGGAGATACTGACGCTGATGGTCTCTGAACTTCTTTCCATTATGAAAGAGAGTGGCAAAAACTTTGTCTCCTACATCTCTGACCTCCTCTCCCGCTGCAAGCTGCAGAAGTCCCTGCTCCACTGCCTGCTGGCGTCTGTCTACAACCAGGGCCTTGGTCCAACCACGAGTGGTGGCAAGTCAGAGAGCAGGAAGCTGACAGAGCTAATCATTGAGTTCAATGAGAGTGGCCTTGACCCCAGTGTCAATGATGCCTTCCAGATGAAGCTTTTACAGCTGGTACTGGTAACTGTGATGCTTGAGGATCAGATACGATTAGTTCAGGGTACGGCTGATAGCCAGGCTGGACCAACTGAGAGAGCTCATTTAACA TCGTCGCTCCTAAATGTTCATTACAATGCCAGCCTACCCATCATTCAACAAGAGATGTTCCTGAGTGCCGTGTGGAGTGCCTTGAAGCAGCACCACCTGTGTCACCTCCACCGCCACTGGGTGGGACTGGTCACCTCAGCTCTTCCTTATATGGGCAGGGCCATGGCCAGAACAGTCATGTGTGTTGTCTTACAACTGTGTCGTAATTTGGAAATAATCGCCTTAGACTTGTCCAAGAAGAA GTCAACAATGCAGCGTGTTCCCCCTGATCATGTGGTCAGTATGTTAGAAGGTTTGACCACATTGTGCCACTACTGCCTTCTGGACAACACCAGTCCTGTGTCTATTGGTCAGCCAGCCCCAACTAGCACCAACATCTCCACAGAGACTGCCAGTGCTGGTCAAATTCTAACTAATTTGATTCATGTCTTTAATCCAGTCACCAGTGGAAAG GAACCAAGTCCTGCCAGAGATTCACCTCCTGTTGCACCTGTGCTAGATGCCAGGACCAGACTGTTGGGAATTCTGCCTCGTATCATGGCCTGCATGGCCACCCTGTGGAAAGCTGTGGCCATCGTGAATGAGGATAACGTCTACATCACCAGTCATCCAACAGTTGGAGAGTTCAAG gcTGTTCGCCAACACATTCTAGAGTTGTTGAGTCCAATCTCTCTACCACATGGAACCAATCTCTTGGCAGCTTTTGCTGTGGCTTGGAATGATAGAAGGCAGACTCCAAAAAAG AATCAAGTCAGTCCAACAATATGTGAAGATCAACTGCTTCTGGTGGAACTGGTCAGCGCCATCAAAGTGTTACCCATGGATACACTTATACAAACTGTCAAGCAAGTCATCAAGCAGCCTCCACTGACCGAGTTGACCAAG AAAGGTGTGCCTTTGGAAGTGAACCTCCTGCAGTTTTTTTTTGCCTATGTGCGTAACACCACCACAATTGCTCAGCTGTTAGATTCTTGGCCATCATTGTTGAGCTTACTTCGAGAATGTTTACAGATGAATCTCACTCCGCCAGCTTTGTTTTTACTTCTACA aattttacaTGAGTTTGTACAAAAAACACCCACCatggaagaaaagaaaaaccaaAAAGATCTGCAAGACATTTGCCAGAAGGCCTTAGAGTCAATCTCTGCCATAGCTGGCTCTTCACTTGAGCAGACGACTTGGCTGAGAAGAAACTTTGCTGTCAAGCCTGGCCCTCAAAACTTTGGAGAGGAGGACCTTGAAACACATGAGGATGCAG ACATGTCAGAAGTTAAGAAAGAAGCCTCTGCAGTGAAGGCTCCAATAAGAAGGAGTCAAGCCTCAGACTCAAAATACAGTGTACAAGCTCTTGGTTTAATGGCAGAG CTGACTGCCCCAATCCTAGATGTAATCTACAGTAGTGAGGAGAAAGACAAAGTGGCCCCTTTCCTAACCACTCTTCTCTACAATGTGTTTCCATATCTACGGCATCACAG CTCCCACAATGTGCCAAGCTATAAGGCCTGCAGTCAGATGTTATCCAGTATCTCCGGCTACCAGTACACAAGGCGAGCATGGAGGAAGGAAGCTTTCGAACTGCTGATGGAGCCATCATTTTTCCAGATGGACGCCAAGAGTATTTCTTACTGGCATGTCATTATTGACAACTTGATGACCCATgacaaaacaacttttaaagacCTTATGG GCCGGGTATCTATCACTCAAACTGGGTCACTGAATCTATTCAGTAGTAAAGAGCAGGAGTATGAACAGAGGACACAGATGATCAAGAGGCTTGCCTTCACACTATTCTGCAGTGAAACTGACCAGTATCAGAGAGCCATGCCAGATATTCAAG AAAGACTTGCCGAGGGTCTGCGTCTGCCTTCTGTTGCCAATGTTATGTCATCTGTGTTTTTATGTTTCCGTGTGCTTATCTTACGAATGTCACCGCAACATCTGACTTCACTGTGGCCAACTATCATCACTGAATTG GTTCAAGTTTTACTTCAGATTGAGCAAGAGTTGTCTACTGAAACTGATGAATTCAA CTGA